One window of Steroidobacteraceae bacterium genomic DNA carries:
- a CDS encoding alpha/beta fold hydrolase has translation MAKPEITRHFATITDGRWGARQVHYRRCGSGPAVIMLHQSPLSSLDMIHTMRRWHKHFTCIAPDTPGFGLSDPLGVAAAETVDFAEAVTEFMDALGIGRAAIYGFHTGAMIAGAMALAFPQRVTAAAANGYVVLDENERADLVANYLPPFRPEWDGSHLTWSWARMREQTIFFPWYAKSQAERLPNSVPDPQTLQAALLDLLRAGDHYRVGYRAAFTMRGELATRHATVPLLVTAAKTDVLATQLPRLRNCSRTTSVIAGGSVDETLDLVRDFLKRGKPAAAPAVAATAGIAGRAWNDTVRIPGGQLRLRRNLDAPGRPVVVQHDAAGSSDIIRPLAESFIGHRPVIAIDLPGHGESDNTLGSGRVTVAGHARAVQQALRALGVDQYDFVGTWGGALVGLELATTARSALRRLVLADLMYFDAPTLARLRKHYTPRIEPDWYGGHLLHTWHMIRDQSLFWPWFDRSSQGVIHQPVNVATEMVHRRVIEVFKAPEMWRAAYQAHFAYPVKARLRALKVPAMLVAPDWDPNLAHTRNAHRDFPHIPFRRMPASWRDWGRELIAFLDA, from the coding sequence ATGGCCAAGCCGGAAATCACCCGCCACTTCGCAACCATTACCGACGGTCGCTGGGGTGCACGGCAGGTGCATTACCGCCGCTGCGGCAGCGGTCCCGCAGTGATCATGCTGCACCAGTCACCCTTGTCATCGCTCGACATGATCCACACCATGCGGCGCTGGCACAAACACTTCACCTGCATTGCACCGGACACGCCCGGCTTCGGCCTGTCGGACCCTCTGGGTGTCGCTGCGGCCGAGACCGTCGATTTCGCCGAGGCCGTCACGGAGTTCATGGATGCGCTCGGCATAGGACGCGCTGCGATCTACGGCTTTCACACCGGCGCAATGATAGCCGGCGCGATGGCTCTCGCGTTTCCGCAGCGGGTAACAGCAGCTGCAGCCAATGGCTATGTGGTACTCGATGAGAACGAGCGTGCCGATCTCGTCGCCAATTATCTGCCGCCCTTCCGACCCGAATGGGATGGCTCGCACCTGACCTGGAGCTGGGCGCGGATGCGCGAGCAGACCATCTTCTTCCCCTGGTATGCCAAGAGCCAGGCGGAGCGGCTGCCCAATAGCGTGCCGGATCCGCAAACCCTGCAGGCCGCACTGCTCGACCTGTTGCGCGCGGGCGATCATTACCGTGTCGGTTATCGCGCGGCGTTCACCATGCGCGGCGAACTTGCGACCCGTCATGCGACCGTACCCTTGCTGGTGACTGCCGCGAAGACCGATGTGCTAGCGACGCAATTACCGAGGCTGCGCAACTGCTCCAGGACGACGAGCGTGATCGCAGGTGGCAGCGTCGATGAGACCCTCGACCTGGTTCGCGACTTCCTCAAGCGCGGCAAGCCGGCGGCGGCGCCGGCAGTCGCTGCAACCGCAGGCATTGCCGGTCGCGCCTGGAACGACACCGTGCGCATCCCGGGCGGGCAGTTGCGCCTGCGGCGCAACCTCGACGCGCCCGGACGGCCCGTGGTCGTGCAGCACGATGCCGCGGGATCTTCCGACATCATCCGTCCGCTGGCCGAATCGTTCATCGGTCACCGTCCGGTCATCGCCATCGATTTGCCCGGCCATGGCGAATCGGACAATACCCTCGGATCGGGTCGTGTAACGGTCGCGGGCCATGCACGCGCCGTGCAGCAGGCACTTCGGGCGCTCGGCGTGGATCAGTACGATTTTGTCGGCACCTGGGGCGGTGCGCTGGTTGGCCTCGAGCTCGCCACGACGGCGCGCAGCGCCCTGCGCCGCCTCGTGCTCGCCGACCTCATGTACTTCGATGCGCCGACCCTCGCGCGACTTCGCAAACACTACACGCCGCGTATCGAACCGGACTGGTACGGCGGTCATCTGCTGCACACCTGGCATATGATTCGCGATCAAAGCCTGTTCTGGCCATGGTTCGATCGCAGCAGTCAGGGCGTGATCCACCAGCCCGTGAACGTTGCAACCGAAATGGTGCACCGTCGGGTCATCGAAGTGTTCAAAGCGCCCGAGATGTGGCGCGCCGCCTACCAGGCGCACTTCGCCTATCCGGTCAAGGCCCGGTTACGTGCGCTCAAGGTCCCGGCGATGCTCGTCGCGCCGGACTGGGACCCGAACCTTGCGCACACGCGCAATGCTCACCGCGACTTTCCGCATATCCCCTTCCGACGCATGCCGGCGAGCTGGCGCGACTGGGGCCGGGAGCTGATCGCCTTCCTGGACGCCTGA
- a CDS encoding PGPGW domain-containing protein, with translation MRITYQWARRTVIVIVGFTVLIIGIAMIVLPGPAIIVIPLGLAILGLEFAWARLWLKRVKERSREVADSVLRKRNNGEGQ, from the coding sequence ATGCGCATAACTTACCAGTGGGCACGGCGGACCGTCATTGTGATTGTCGGGTTCACCGTACTGATCATCGGCATTGCGATGATCGTTCTGCCGGGTCCCGCGATTATCGTCATACCACTGGGCCTCGCCATACTCGGCCTTGAATTCGCATGGGCGCGCCTGTGGTTGAAGCGCGTCAAGGAACGAAGCCGCGAGGTGGCGGACAGCGTGCTTCGCAAACGCAACAACGGTGAGGGGCAATGA
- a CDS encoding AcvB/VirJ family lysyl-phosphatidylglycerol hydrolase: MIKQWKTTGVAMVALLLALPVYATPQSPDEAQSISWGRFGRMTIYRPARAPTAVVLFVSGDGGWHLGVVGMARALRDQGALVIGIDIRTYLANFSKSTARCESLAVDFENLSHRLQKELKLPEYIKPMLYGYSSGATLVYAAIAQAPTGTFAGAVSLGFCADQDFRHVALCPGAGLHYEANHRGDWVLQPSTRLRDPWVALQGQQDAVCNPAAVDEFAGKTGDAARVVRLDRVGHGFGVEKNWRPQFLRTFAGLEDTDHNKPLEVSALSGLPLTVVSAPAQSATASAGKAGFALLLSGDGGWAGLDREVAQQLADGGLPVVGLDSLRYFWKARKPEEVAADVSRILRHYANDWRREQINLIGYSFGADVLPAIVNLLPQDLREHLHSLTLIAPSASASYEVHVLDWLPGSTSGGDPVLPQLRRLGDLPLLCMQGHGESEGLCPHINHAGASVVEVGTGHHLGGDYASIATHIQRFIAQAR, encoded by the coding sequence GTGATCAAGCAATGGAAAACGACGGGCGTCGCGATGGTCGCGTTGTTGCTGGCGCTGCCGGTCTACGCGACGCCACAGTCGCCGGATGAAGCGCAGTCGATCAGCTGGGGGCGGTTCGGGCGCATGACAATCTATCGCCCGGCGCGGGCACCGACGGCTGTGGTTCTGTTCGTCTCGGGCGATGGCGGTTGGCATCTCGGCGTGGTGGGCATGGCGCGGGCATTGCGCGATCAAGGAGCGCTGGTCATCGGTATCGACATCCGTACCTATCTCGCCAACTTTTCGAAATCAACGGCGAGATGCGAATCCCTTGCGGTCGATTTCGAGAACCTGAGCCATCGCCTGCAGAAAGAACTGAAGTTGCCCGAATACATCAAGCCGATGCTCTATGGGTACTCCTCGGGCGCGACATTGGTATATGCCGCGATCGCGCAGGCGCCGACCGGTACATTCGCGGGCGCGGTGAGCCTCGGCTTCTGTGCCGACCAGGATTTCCGGCATGTCGCACTCTGCCCCGGTGCCGGACTGCACTACGAGGCGAATCACCGCGGTGACTGGGTGCTGCAGCCGAGCACGAGGCTGCGCGACCCCTGGGTGGCCCTGCAAGGCCAGCAGGATGCCGTATGCAATCCGGCAGCGGTGGACGAGTTTGCCGGAAAGACAGGCGACGCGGCGCGCGTCGTGCGCCTTGATCGGGTCGGCCACGGATTCGGCGTTGAAAAGAACTGGCGGCCGCAGTTCCTGCGTACCTTCGCCGGGCTCGAGGACACGGATCACAACAAGCCTTTGGAGGTCTCCGCGCTGTCAGGTTTGCCATTGACCGTGGTGAGCGCGCCGGCGCAGTCGGCGACGGCGAGTGCGGGGAAGGCCGGTTTCGCACTGTTGTTGAGCGGCGATGGTGGCTGGGCAGGGCTCGACCGCGAAGTGGCCCAACAACTCGCTGACGGCGGCCTGCCCGTGGTGGGTCTCGACAGCCTGCGCTACTTCTGGAAGGCGCGGAAGCCCGAGGAGGTGGCTGCGGATGTCAGCCGGATACTGCGCCACTATGCGAACGATTGGCGGCGCGAACAAATCAACCTGATCGGCTATTCATTCGGCGCCGATGTCCTGCCGGCCATCGTCAATCTGTTGCCGCAGGATCTTCGCGAGCACCTGCATTCGCTGACGCTCATCGCGCCGTCTGCGAGCGCGAGCTACGAAGTACATGTGCTCGACTGGCTGCCAGGCTCTACCAGCGGCGGTGATCCGGTATTGCCACAGCTCCGTCGCCTCGGTGACCTGCCGTTGCTTTGCATGCAGGGACATGGCGAAAGCGAGGGTCTGTGCCCGCACATCAACCATGCTGGCGCCAGCGTCGTCGAAGTCGGTACCGGCCATCACCTGGGCGGTGACTATGCGTCGATTGCCACCCACATCCAGAGATTCATTGCGCAGGCGCGTTGA
- a CDS encoding PsiF family protein, with translation MKATIVIANLLLLGAVSAYAATPATDPSAGSKPTPATATAMHKSRRSCSKDAMKQNLHGQARIDFIKACMAQTSSEQKGPEQQKQE, from the coding sequence GTGAAAGCCACTATTGTGATAGCCAATCTATTGCTGCTGGGCGCCGTCAGCGCCTATGCCGCAACACCGGCGACGGACCCGTCAGCCGGTAGCAAGCCGACCCCGGCAACGGCCACGGCCATGCACAAATCGCGCCGCAGCTGCAGCAAGGACGCCATGAAGCAGAATCTGCACGGCCAGGCGCGAATCGATTTCATCAAGGCCTGCATGGCACAGACAAGCTCGGAGCAAAAGGGCCCGGAACAGCAGAAGCAGGAGTAG
- a CDS encoding alpha/beta hydrolase, with protein sequence MKEIRHLVTTDFGQMHLRCRGDVRQQPLLLLHMSPRSSRMWRHLQDALERPSIAPDRLGYGYSDRPARELTLEQYAQATLQAVSALGATGQLDVLGMHTGAIEAVQIGVSAAARVRKLGIVAIPLFTAAERTANLQSFGEQRIVPRQDGSHLQEIWANRFQYRTPPYDLADVQERTVDYLNAPFPGQAYQAVFRFDLAECLLRLRRPIVAFVPRDDLYDVSLRARGSLPPGSTFVDLPDCGIDLFLRDVPRMAALLSEYFPVDR encoded by the coding sequence ATGAAGGAAATTCGCCACCTGGTGACGACCGACTTCGGCCAGATGCATCTGCGTTGCCGCGGCGACGTACGGCAGCAGCCGTTGCTGCTCCTGCACATGTCGCCGCGCTCGAGCCGGATGTGGCGCCACCTCCAGGATGCGCTCGAACGGCCGAGCATCGCGCCCGATCGCCTGGGCTACGGATATTCCGACAGGCCTGCGCGCGAACTCACCCTCGAGCAGTATGCGCAGGCGACTTTGCAGGCGGTCTCGGCCCTGGGCGCAACCGGCCAGCTCGACGTGCTCGGTATGCATACCGGTGCAATCGAAGCCGTGCAGATCGGGGTGTCGGCTGCGGCGCGCGTGCGCAAGCTTGGTATTGTTGCGATTCCGTTGTTCACGGCTGCGGAGCGCACTGCCAACCTGCAAAGCTTCGGCGAACAGCGCATCGTGCCGCGCCAGGACGGCAGCCATCTGCAGGAGATCTGGGCCAATCGCTTCCAGTATCGAACGCCGCCCTACGATCTTGCCGATGTGCAGGAGCGAACAGTGGACTATCTGAATGCGCCGTTCCCGGGCCAGGCCTACCAGGCCGTGTTCCGCTTCGACTTGGCCGAGTGCCTGCTGCGCCTGCGGCGTCCCATCGTCGCCTTCGTGCCACGTGATGATCTCTACGATGTTTCGCTGCGCGCCCGCGGGAGTCTGCCGCCGGGGTCGACCTTCGTCGACTTGCCGGATTGTGGTATTGATCTATTCCTGCGCGATGTGCCGCGCATGGCGGCACTGCTCTCGGAGTATTTTCCTGTTGACCGATGA
- a CDS encoding GFA family protein: protein MTEHSTLAGGCACGALRYTCGLPVLPPTFCHCTSCRRNIGATGVAWFTIARDSLHWSRTAPAIYASSPQVQRGFCPDCGCSLSYWHESYGRGKIDLTIATLDDPARIVPVDHIWMSDALEWEQPGDGRPQHSRFRTPE from the coding sequence ATGACTGAGCATTCTACGCTGGCCGGCGGCTGCGCATGTGGCGCCTTGCGTTACACCTGCGGCCTGCCGGTGCTTCCCCCGACCTTTTGCCATTGCACTTCCTGCCGTCGCAACATAGGCGCAACTGGCGTTGCCTGGTTCACCATCGCGAGGGACAGCTTGCACTGGTCTCGCACTGCGCCCGCGATATACGCTTCGTCACCGCAGGTGCAACGTGGCTTCTGCCCGGACTGCGGCTGCAGCCTCAGTTACTGGCACGAATCCTACGGCAGGGGAAAAATCGATCTGACGATCGCCACACTCGATGACCCTGCGCGCATCGTTCCCGTCGATCACATCTGGATGAGCGACGCCCTCGAGTGGGAACAACCCGGAGACGGTCGACCACAGCACAGCCGGTTCCGCACGCCGGAGTAA
- a CDS encoding HAMP domain-containing sensor histidine kinase: MAFYVALVAITVTLLLAAIYLLTARALDRDVSAVIDAEAEGLLERYETGGSLLLADSLALRRTDWTRTGAVYLLVDADLVPQAGNLAGWPKHLAVASGWAQFTVLEPNSTQRHPVRARIVRLADGNVLLVGTDLTQHLRLLRVQRLAAIWTVLLTTVLVVALGLWYARRNRDRVRSAAASCERIMSGDFAERLPVAGVNDEFDALAQAVNQMLVRIETQTRLLRTTFDSAAHDLRTPLYRMRVRLEEALLHDQGGGAIVGAIHASLKDVDHVQRTLSSLLQIARADGDAVLSAAEAVDLGQLSREMVELYLPDAEAQGMTLRCEVDVELPLRGSRQLLAQLLANLIENAIKYGHGGGEIVITARADNGNIVLSVADRGQGIPPGERERVLRPFERLHRHDDIGGSGLGLSVVAAIVRLHRGTLALEDNHPGLLVRCVFPGG, from the coding sequence GTGGCGTTCTACGTCGCGCTCGTGGCCATTACGGTCACACTGCTGCTGGCTGCGATCTATCTGCTCACTGCACGCGCGCTCGATCGCGATGTCAGCGCGGTGATCGATGCCGAGGCGGAAGGATTGCTCGAGCGCTACGAAACCGGCGGTTCGTTGCTGCTCGCGGACTCGCTGGCCCTGCGCCGTACCGATTGGACGCGCACCGGTGCGGTCTATCTGCTGGTCGATGCCGATCTGGTGCCGCAGGCGGGCAATCTCGCCGGATGGCCCAAGCACCTGGCCGTTGCCAGCGGCTGGGCGCAATTCACTGTTCTTGAACCCAACAGCACGCAGCGCCATCCGGTTCGTGCGCGCATCGTGCGCCTGGCCGATGGCAATGTATTGCTCGTTGGCACCGACCTCACCCAGCATTTGCGGCTATTGCGAGTGCAACGTCTGGCTGCGATCTGGACGGTACTGTTGACCACGGTTCTGGTGGTTGCCCTCGGGCTGTGGTACGCAAGGCGCAACCGCGACCGCGTTCGCAGTGCAGCCGCGAGCTGCGAGCGAATCATGAGCGGCGATTTCGCAGAACGCCTGCCTGTTGCCGGTGTGAACGACGAATTCGATGCCCTGGCCCAGGCGGTCAACCAGATGCTCGTTCGTATCGAGACACAGACACGGCTGCTGCGCACCACCTTCGACAGCGCCGCCCACGACCTGCGCACGCCACTTTATCGCATGCGCGTACGCCTGGAGGAGGCGCTGCTGCACGATCAGGGCGGCGGCGCAATCGTTGGCGCCATTCATGCTTCCTTGAAGGACGTCGATCATGTGCAACGTACCTTGTCGTCGTTGCTGCAAATTGCCCGAGCCGATGGCGATGCCGTACTGAGTGCTGCAGAGGCCGTGGACCTGGGCCAGCTCAGCCGTGAGATGGTCGAACTCTACCTGCCGGATGCCGAGGCGCAGGGTATGACACTGCGCTGCGAGGTCGATGTCGAACTACCGCTGCGTGGCAGCCGGCAATTGCTCGCACAGCTGTTGGCCAACCTGATAGAGAACGCCATCAAGTACGGACACGGCGGCGGCGAAATCGTGATCACCGCCCGTGCTGACAATGGCAATATCGTCCTGAGTGTCGCCGACCGTGGCCAGGGCATACCGCCCGGAGAACGTGAACGCGTGTTGCGCCCTTTCGAGCGCCTGCATCGTCACGATGACATCGGCGGCAGCGGACTCGGCCTGAGTGTCGTTGCCGCGATCGTCCGGCTGCATCGCGGCACGCTCGCGCTCGAGGACAACCACCCCGGCTTGCTCGTACGCTGCGTGTTCCCTGGCGGCTGA
- a CDS encoding PIG-L family deacetylase codes for MVSRRLWSMKPKRHGTSCVRHRRRRLSFLALALSLLAAAAPAEPMVEPGSRDSVLVIAPHPDDESLCCAGLLQRAARRGARRAIVWLTSGDGFELDAMVIEKHLEPGTQGLLGLAEKRMREARTAAGLLSVPDDAQVFLGYPDRGLSQMLQQNYVTPYRSRYTAASHVPYAQALAPGSEYTGRNLERDVRQLLDRLQPTLVLAPSPLDRHPDHRAAGVLLLRLMNERDQLDRLRFWVVHAGNDWPIPRRAEPGRAMQAPPGTGQLHWQSLALSAAEVAQKERAIAAHATQMKVMAPFLRSFVRNDEIFTADSALPSAAPR; via the coding sequence ATGGTGAGTCGACGCCTCTGGTCAATGAAACCCAAGCGACACGGCACGTCCTGCGTTCGACATCGGCGGCGCCGATTAAGTTTCCTGGCCCTGGCCCTTTCGCTACTGGCCGCCGCCGCCCCGGCCGAGCCCATGGTCGAGCCTGGTAGCCGCGACAGCGTACTGGTCATTGCACCCCACCCTGATGACGAATCCCTGTGCTGCGCGGGCCTGCTGCAACGCGCTGCCCGCCGCGGCGCCCGCCGCGCCATCGTCTGGCTGACCAGCGGCGATGGATTCGAACTCGATGCCATGGTCATCGAGAAGCACCTCGAGCCGGGCACGCAAGGCCTGCTGGGTCTCGCCGAGAAGCGCATGCGGGAGGCGCGCACCGCTGCCGGCTTGCTCAGCGTTCCCGATGATGCGCAGGTATTCCTCGGTTACCCGGATCGCGGACTCTCGCAGATGCTGCAGCAGAACTACGTCACGCCCTATCGCTCGCGGTACACCGCAGCGAGCCACGTGCCCTACGCGCAGGCGCTGGCACCGGGCAGTGAATACACCGGCAGGAATCTCGAGCGCGATGTACGTCAATTGCTGGACCGGCTGCAACCGACGCTCGTCCTGGCGCCGAGCCCGCTCGATCGGCACCCCGATCATCGGGCCGCTGGTGTTCTTCTGCTACGCCTGATGAACGAGCGCGATCAACTGGACCGCCTGCGTTTCTGGGTGGTTCACGCAGGGAACGACTGGCCAATACCGCGTCGCGCAGAACCTGGTCGGGCGATGCAGGCCCCGCCGGGCACGGGCCAGCTGCATTGGCAGTCGCTCGCACTCAGCGCTGCAGAAGTCGCGCAAAAAGAGCGCGCAATCGCCGCGCATGCGACGCAAATGAAAGTGATGGCGCCGTTCCTGCGCTCTTTCGTGCGCAACGACGAAATATTCACGGCAGATTCGGCGCTACCCTCCGCAGCGCCGCGTTAG
- the mprF gene encoding bifunctional lysylphosphatidylglycerol flippase/synthetase MprF, with translation MQPESSRLRWMGALLPFAVFIAVIWVLHHELGKLQAGDILAVARQIDAKVMVLAALLTALSYLILAVYDPLALRAIGAKVRWRYATLASFIAYAIGHNLSMAALTGAAVRYRWYAPVGLGVAEVALVTAFNSVTTALGFISLAAISLLSGQSSADSVLHVHGGWARAVGIALACIPVGYLALTARRERSLEILGWSIPSPGIAIATLQLSLAILDMCVAAGVLWCLLPSGGDLSFIAFAGTFAVAAVAGVLSHVPAGLGVFESVVLLTLPNLPRDALLASLLLYRLIYYLVPLLIAGAIFAVRELSAHRERLRLMQRVTTTYIGAIAPQLGAGLVFAAAVVLLFSGATPAIDTRLAGLKRLLPLPILEFSHLAGSVIGIVLLILARALLRRVRAAYHLTQILLGIGMAASILKGFDYEEALLLALVATFLHIGRAAFYRKSPLLQERFTPGWAVTLVAVVVAVLWVAVLAHRDVSYSSELWWTFAFKSDASRVLRASLAVVIITALFLSANLLGPARPDDSDDEAGQLRIARGILPLARHSLAFAVLSEDKRLLLTPSQDAFIMYQVVNRSWVALGDPVGSAAQFANLIWRFRELSDQHGGRTVFYQVSDEYLPLYVDLGLAALKIGEEAQVYLPEFSLDGSARAELRQARRRAERDGATFEVLPRDQSAGLMQDLRRLSDQWLAEKSTAEKGFSVGRFSEDYMSEFPIALVRREGEPAAFANLWATSGKEELSVDLMRFGNDAPRGAMDFLFIELMLWGRAQGYRWFNLGMAPLSGLGAHPLSPVWHKVGNFVYRHGEHFYNFSGLRRYKSKFDPRWQPRYLVAHGGLALPRIVSDLSILVAGGLRAVVSK, from the coding sequence ATGCAACCAGAATCGTCGCGGTTGCGCTGGATGGGGGCATTGCTGCCATTCGCGGTCTTCATTGCCGTGATCTGGGTATTGCACCATGAACTCGGCAAGCTGCAAGCCGGGGACATCCTTGCGGTGGCGCGGCAAATCGATGCGAAAGTCATGGTCCTTGCGGCACTGCTGACGGCGCTCAGCTATCTGATACTTGCCGTTTATGATCCGTTGGCCTTGCGCGCGATCGGCGCGAAAGTGCGCTGGCGTTACGCGACGCTGGCCTCCTTCATCGCCTACGCGATAGGTCATAACCTCAGCATGGCAGCGTTGACGGGCGCAGCCGTGCGCTATCGCTGGTACGCGCCGGTCGGGCTTGGCGTTGCCGAGGTCGCGCTGGTGACGGCATTCAACTCCGTTACCACGGCGTTGGGATTCATATCACTGGCGGCCATTTCGCTGTTGAGCGGACAATCCTCGGCCGACAGCGTGCTGCATGTACATGGCGGCTGGGCGCGGGCGGTCGGCATCGCACTCGCGTGCATCCCGGTGGGTTACCTGGCGCTTACGGCGCGGCGCGAGCGGAGTCTCGAGATCCTGGGCTGGTCGATTCCAAGCCCGGGGATTGCGATCGCTACGCTGCAGTTGTCGCTTGCGATACTCGACATGTGTGTTGCGGCCGGCGTGCTTTGGTGTCTGCTGCCAAGCGGAGGAGACCTTTCTTTCATCGCGTTCGCCGGCACCTTTGCGGTCGCCGCAGTTGCCGGGGTATTGAGTCACGTGCCAGCCGGTCTCGGCGTATTCGAATCGGTCGTGCTGTTGACGCTGCCGAATCTGCCGCGCGACGCTTTGCTTGCGTCGCTGTTGCTCTATCGCCTGATCTATTACCTGGTGCCTCTGCTGATCGCAGGCGCCATCTTCGCGGTGCGCGAACTGTCAGCGCATCGCGAGCGCTTGCGCCTGATGCAACGAGTGACCACGACCTATATCGGCGCGATTGCGCCGCAGCTGGGTGCCGGCCTGGTGTTCGCGGCGGCCGTGGTCCTGTTGTTCTCCGGTGCGACGCCGGCTATCGATACGCGTCTCGCAGGACTCAAGCGGCTGTTGCCGCTGCCCATCCTGGAGTTCTCGCATCTCGCCGGCAGCGTGATCGGAATCGTGCTGCTGATTCTGGCGCGGGCGCTGCTGCGCCGGGTCCGTGCAGCCTACCACCTGACGCAAATCCTGCTCGGGATTGGCATGGCCGCGTCGATATTGAAGGGCTTCGACTACGAAGAAGCCTTGCTGCTCGCCTTGGTGGCGACATTCCTCCATATCGGCCGTGCAGCCTTCTACCGCAAATCACCACTTCTGCAGGAGCGTTTCACGCCAGGCTGGGCCGTTACCCTGGTCGCGGTCGTCGTGGCTGTGCTATGGGTCGCCGTGCTTGCACATCGCGATGTGTCGTACTCATCGGAACTGTGGTGGACCTTCGCGTTCAAGAGCGATGCGTCACGCGTCCTGCGGGCGTCCCTGGCCGTGGTCATCATCACCGCGTTGTTCCTGAGCGCGAACCTGCTTGGTCCGGCACGTCCCGATGACAGCGATGATGAAGCTGGCCAATTGCGGATTGCGCGCGGGATTCTGCCGTTGGCGCGCCATTCGCTGGCCTTCGCGGTGTTGAGCGAAGACAAACGTTTGCTGCTCACGCCGTCACAGGATGCCTTCATCATGTACCAGGTCGTGAATCGCAGCTGGGTCGCATTGGGCGACCCGGTTGGCAGCGCCGCGCAGTTCGCAAACCTGATTTGGCGATTCCGGGAACTGTCCGATCAACACGGCGGTCGTACCGTGTTCTATCAGGTCAGCGACGAGTATCTCCCGTTGTACGTCGATCTCGGTCTTGCTGCGCTCAAGATAGGCGAGGAAGCGCAGGTGTATCTGCCGGAGTTCTCCCTCGACGGCAGTGCACGCGCCGAATTGCGCCAGGCGCGACGCCGCGCGGAACGCGACGGCGCGACGTTTGAAGTCCTACCGCGTGATCAGTCGGCTGGATTGATGCAAGACCTGCGGCGCCTGTCCGACCAATGGCTGGCCGAGAAATCGACTGCGGAGAAGGGCTTCTCCGTCGGACGTTTTAGCGAGGACTACATGAGCGAGTTTCCGATTGCACTGGTGCGCCGCGAGGGCGAGCCAGCAGCATTCGCCAATCTCTGGGCGACGTCCGGCAAGGAAGAGCTGTCCGTCGACCTGATGCGATTTGGCAACGACGCGCCGCGCGGCGCGATGGACTTCCTGTTCATCGAGTTGATGCTTTGGGGCCGTGCGCAAGGCTACCGGTGGTTCAACCTCGGCATGGCGCCATTGTCCGGGCTCGGCGCGCACCCGTTATCGCCGGTGTGGCACAAGGTGGGCAATTTTGTCTATCGTCACGGCGAGCACTTCTACAACTTCAGCGGTCTGCGCCGGTACAAGAGCAAATTCGATCCGCGCTGGCAGCCGCGCTATCTGGTCGCTCACGGCGGGCTCGCGTTGCCACGGATCGTGTCCGATCTTTCCATCCTGGTCGCGGGCGGTCTCAGGGCAGTGGTGAGCAAGTGA
- a CDS encoding response regulator transcription factor, producing the protein MNLLLIEDDNDAACFLAKGLRESGYKVEIAGDGREGLYRATEGNYDLIIADRQLPHIDGLTVISLLREQGSRVPVLVLSAFGTVDDRVKGLKAGGDDYLTKPFAFAELLARVEALLRRGQAPSAITQLRVADLELDMLTRRVSRAGRSIELTAREFQLLEYLMRHADQVVTRTMLLEAVWDLHFDPQTNLIDVHISRLRSAIDRNFSHPLLHTIRGAGYSLRAPA; encoded by the coding sequence ATGAATCTCCTGCTGATCGAAGATGATAACGATGCCGCCTGCTTTCTGGCGAAAGGTTTGCGAGAGAGCGGGTACAAGGTCGAGATTGCCGGCGATGGTCGGGAAGGACTGTATCGCGCCACCGAAGGCAACTACGACTTGATCATCGCGGATCGGCAATTGCCGCATATCGATGGTCTTACAGTCATCAGCTTGCTGCGCGAGCAGGGCAGTCGGGTCCCGGTGCTTGTCTTGTCGGCTTTCGGCACCGTGGACGATCGTGTCAAAGGGCTCAAGGCGGGCGGCGACGACTATCTCACCAAGCCGTTCGCATTTGCCGAGTTGCTGGCGCGCGTCGAGGCACTGCTCCGACGTGGCCAGGCGCCGAGCGCCATCACTCAGCTGCGGGTCGCCGACCTCGAGCTCGACATGCTGACGCGCCGCGTCTCGCGCGCCGGCCGGTCAATCGAGTTGACGGCGCGGGAATTCCAGCTGCTCGAATACCTGATGCGTCATGCCGATCAGGTGGTGACCCGCACCATGCTGCTCGAGGCCGTATGGGATCTGCACTTCGATCCGCAAACCAACCTGATCGATGTGCATATCAGCCGGCTGCGCAGCGCCATCGACAGGAATTTCTCCCACCCGCTTCTGCACACGATACGCGGCGCGGGCTATTCGCTGCGCGCACCGGCCTGA